The nucleotide sequence CccccccccccaaaaaaaaaaaaaaagaagaagaagaaaaaaacaattacaattaTTCCCAACACCCCaagaaaaatttacaaatgAAGTCTTTATTTCCTCCATCCTTCTGGGCACTGATGGTTTTTCACTTTCTTCTGCTTCAGCATTCGTCAGGCGATACACAAGGATTGATCAGGAAAATCTGTCAAGGAACGGATGATTTCAAGTATTGTGTGGACGTTTTCAACAAGAACTTATACTCGCCAACTTTAGATATTAAAGGATTGTGCCAGATCGCCATCACCCAGACGCTGTCATATGCTACAGATACTCGTATTTTCATATCTAAAGTAAAACAAGACCAGAAGAACACGACCATAAAAAATCTTTTGGTCATTTGTGAGGAAGGATACGGGTTGTTGGGGGATGAATTTGTGGATGCAAACTTGGCATTTGGTCGAGGAGATTATAGGAACATGTTGTTTTATGAGGATAAATGTGACAGATTTGTGAGTGATTGTCAATTTGTTATAGGGTCGAGAGTGTCTAACTTGGATGTAATGAACGCACGTATGAGAGTGTTGGTTCGTATGTCACAAGTTAGTGGCGAGCTTATTACCGGCGGCCGGTAACCATGATGTATAATCTTATAATTCGTATAAGAACACAAGCGTTATGACTTAATTTTGATACACTTATAACACACATGAATTGCGATTTCTTTATCAGTTTTCATGAATTaagaaggcaaaaacttgtgtgagacgatctcacgagtcatattttgtgatgcagatctcttatttgggtcatccatgaattttttttttttttatgctaagtgtattatttttttagtatgatTGACttatctcacagataaagattcgtgagaccgtcttataagagacctactcaattaAGAATTATCAAACTTATCCACCGAATCTTACATAAAGGATTCAATATCATAAGTACCAATATTAATCCATTAATTTTGAGTGATACCACGAATCGCGTGTGCCCATCCACTAGTTTTTAATAAATTTCCAAATAAGATAGTCTtaaagtaattatttttttgtatctAAAACTCACAAAATTTACTTTCTTAAAATGCCCCTtctctataatatttttaattttgatgataaaatAAAGCACAATATAATAAAAGTTTGATAGGAAAAAAATtccgatatatatatatatatatatatNatatatatatatttactatattacactttattttaaaattgataataaataaatattgtatcACGTGCAAAAAAGCAATGGAAAAGTATAGATACAGATTTCAACGTGATATTTATTAGGTTCGTGGATTTAATATTTCGATATGTCGTTAACAAAATTGAGTTTCATGCAAGTATCATCGGATCTAGGAATTTTGACAAACGTAGAATGTcttattcaataaaataaaatacgtacatcaaaataaataataaaaaaaatacttccgTGAAATTTACTCGATACAAAACACGGTTAGACTACGTGGATTATTCTTTccaccaaaaaataaataatataaatcaaatgttcAAAAATTAAAGTATAATAAAATACGATGTTATAATCAAtgaaaactttaaaaatatttattattaactaCAAATATTACATAATGACACGAACCAAGTATAAACTATTGAATATGTACCCTGCagttttttattgaataaaactCATCAATTATTGAATTAGTGTTATCTTTGTAGTAAACTCTCTTTCAATGTAGACATTCATATAATCCGTCAATAACTCTTCTTCTACATTATTTTGGAGAGAGGTTTTAAGATGTTTCGTAGCTAGGAATGATCGTTGATGTCAATTAAGTGATAATGATGtgctttttttttcaaacttaaaacaaaatattgtagcaaaagaaataaatactataataaaatactaatatgaataataattaagaagaagataagttttatttgtaagaataataattttgaagagAATTGAGATATAATGAATAATGACTTCTTTAACTGAATATATTGTTTACAAATTATCATAATCATAAGCAAAATATTATGGCAAGCGGTTTGGTGCGGTTCTTGGCAAAAAAAATAACCAAACCATATATGCGGTgcggtttatgattattatttttaatcgaggtttttataaaatattaagaaaaaCAGTGCAGTGCAATTCGGTTCGGTggttaataaaaatttttgatcaCCCCTAGCTAGAAGAACATAAAAGAGAGGCTGAGAGGGCGAAATGTGAAGAAGACAAGAGGgatgcaaaaaagaaaaaggcaGGAGGAGGAAGCAAGGTGGTGGAAGTAGTGGCGGTGGTTCAATTTTCTCTGATAGGTTTTACTTTTTTCTGTAGgtgtgaaaataatattttttcctcGAAAATTGTAACAATTTTCTTCATTATctcaatgaaaaaataattttgtcttAAGCCTTATTTTACTTATCTGTTAGTCTTGCAGCTTGGTTTTATCATTGTCGAAAATTGAGAAATTATTGGGATACGAGAAACCCTAAATTTTGGTAATTAAAAATACAACACCGAGTTGTTTCGAGGTACACCAGcctattttatgtatttataataaatactcTAGCCACTGGACAAGTCTAGCCACCTATCGTCTTATCAAAAGCTCAAGCTGCAGACATTATTAGAAGATCATCACTTGAATTTGTTTCTAACCGGATCGATGAAGTACTATTCAGAATCTAACATTTATCCAACATGTTAGACTTTAGCGGATCAAGATGGATACAACAACTCAAACTGCTCGAGGCTATCAGATAAAACATTATTACACAGTATCCTACCAACTCTCGATTTATATGATTGTTTCCTAAAATGCCAAGGGTCAATCAACTTTTTAGAAGCTAAAAGTGCTAAATGCTAAAAGGTAAAGAAATATTAAATGTGCATTTAATGAAGTGTAAGATGAATGAAAGTGACAATATAATTATCTCGGGGTTAATAGAGATGATCGTTGAAAAGTTTTATGACCGTTGAAAGATTTCGAGCATAAATATGCAGACTCAAACAAGAAGtaatatacatatttttcaatCTGCATTATACAAGATCTCAAGTACTCCTATTCTTCCAAATATCAAGATGTTCACTTAGCTGCACATGTCTATTTGTTCATATCCGATCATCAGGGATAGACTTGTACTACCTAAACCATCTCTACCCATTCAAAgttaggcaaaaacttatgtgagacggtctcacgggtcgtattttgtgagacggatatcttatttgagtcatccatgaaaaagtattactttttatgctaagagtattattttttattgtgaatatgggcagggttgacctgtctcacaaataaagattcgtgagaccgtctcaaaagaGACATACTCTCAAAGCTATGTGTTGGAAAGTTGTTTCTGGTGAATCAATGGTTCTTAATCATCCAGAAATTGTTGTTAAGCTATTATTAAGAGTTTCGACTTAGGTAGTGTTAAGTTCTAGTCAAAGTGAATTTATACAAGTGTTGTactaatcaaagtcttttagtagattCCTTCATAAGTGAAAGAATAGGTGACATAGGAGTACGATTTCTCTTCTATTCATATGTTTATTTATCTAGCTGTTGTGTTTGTTGCTTGCCCGAATTGATTTCTTTTCTATTGGTCTGTTTATTTATCTAGCCGTTGTGTTTGTGCTTGCTCGAATTGAGTATAgtatatacatataattattCTAACCAGACCTTTTCCGTACGTAAAATTTTCTTTAGTAGTTCAGTTAAGTTTAACCGTTTAAGAAAGAGTTTTAACAACTAAAAACTGTTAATGACAGCTAAAGTTTAgcaaaagatttaaaagactttATTCGCACCCCTCTAAAATCTGTTCCGGTCCCAACGgacttcaaaaataaaataatttttttaaaaaatgatctcATGTATCGAAAATATCAAGTATTGGAATTTATATGTCGAATGCAATGTATTTTATGCAGTGACTTGAATTTCAAATGTTTCTCCACAATATATTTCAATGATATTTGAGTCTACTGTCACTTTCATGACAGTAAATATCCAAAAAATCCTTGAATCTAATCTGTTCGTACTTGTAATTTAAAGAGAACTTTGCGATCAACCAAATCTTCGATTTCCTTTGGATTTCTCCTAAAGCTGATATCTGAAATATAAAAGTATTAAGCATAAAATATTATCTAAGgaaacaaaattaaaacaaattttatcaaTAATAATGTTCTGGCATCAACCTTCACATCCAGTGTTGTATTCCCAATAAGTTCAATTCACTCTCTGTCCTAGAGtaagaaaacaacattttcGATTTTGTCAACAACTATAGCTTGTATTTTGAaactatttaaacaaaaatttaacaattaaGTTTACCGAAAATttattatgtaaaaaataaaatttaatagaaGATTGTTAAACTAACCTCAAAATTTCAGTTTGGTCAAATTGATCACACTTTCATAGTAAAATTAGAATAATACTATATGTACAACcaaatttatacaaaaattcttaccacacaaaaaattcaatacaaaaaattcatttatcaacatctcatgataaattcaatgctaaatctcacgatataataacaaaatctcacgatttaattgttgtaaatatcgttgtaCGATATTTTGGTTGTACCTTTATCATTATTCGTAAAATTATCACCCACTAGAGTGACTGTTGAGCTTTGGTCAGTGTATTCCATCGTCGAATGATGAAGGAAGAATAAGCTGAGCTCGAGGAATAAGCTGTAGAAGAGATGGGCTTATTAAGATACTAACTAATGGGCCGGGGTAATTTTGTTAGTGGGCGGGGTATTAGTTTAGGCTATAAGTAAGCAGCCGAGAGTTCGGTT is from Primulina huaijiensis isolate GDHJ02 unplaced genomic scaffold, ASM1229523v2 scaffold43339, whole genome shotgun sequence and encodes:
- the LOC140970087 gene encoding cell wall / vacuolar inhibitor of fructosidase 2-like, which codes for HSSGDTQGLIRKICQGTDDFKYCVDVFNKNLYSPTLDIKGLCQIAITQTLSYATDTRIFISKVKQDQKNTTIKNLLVICEEGYGLLGDEFVDANLAFGRGDYRNMLFYEDKCDRFVSDCQFVIGSRVSNLDVMNARMRVLVRMSQVSGELITGGR